The following coding sequences are from one Musa acuminata AAA Group cultivar baxijiao chromosome BXJ1-6, Cavendish_Baxijiao_AAA, whole genome shotgun sequence window:
- the LOC103989970 gene encoding aspartyl protease family protein At5g10770, which produces MGLLLCLPFYLLLSAASSPLNDVPNSSCSANFMDPLRNLNSSGLHLTLHHPRSPCSPAPFPDLPFSAILSHDEARVRSLAARLTKSVPKPVSSLLRPAAISVPLSPGNSIGVGNYITRIDLGTPAKSYVMLVDTGSSLSWLQCSPCSVSCHAQVGSVFNPASSATYRAVSCSASECDSLESATLNPSACSRSNVCIYQASYGDSSFSVGYLSKDTLSLGSGHRVANFVFGCGQDNEGLFGQSAGLIGLARNRLSLLSQLAPSLGYSFSYCLPTTGSTGYLSIGSYEPGQYSYTPMQSSSLDDTLYFVRLTSITVGGRGLPVSSSAYTGTPTVIDSGTVITRLPSDVYDALSSAVAAALRGYPRAPAYSILDTCFKGGLSRLAVPAVEMVFQGGATLRLAPRNVMIDVDSSTTCLAFAPSGTVAIVGNKQQETYSVVYDVGRLRIGFAAGGCG; this is translated from the exons ATGGGATTGCTTCTCTGTCTACCTTTCTACCTCCTGCTCTCAGCAGCATCATCTCCCTTGAACGATGTTCCCAACAGCTCCTGCTCTGCCAACTTCAtgg ATCCACTCCGCAACCTCAACAGCTCGGGCCTCCACCTCACTCTCCATCACCCCAGGAGCCCCTGCTCCCCGGCCCCCTTCCCCGACCTTCCCTTCTCCGCCATCCTGTCCCACGACGAGGCCCGCGTCCGATCGCTCGCCGCCCGGCTGACCAAGTCCGTGCCCAAGCCCGTGTCCTCTCTCCTCCGGCCAGCCGCCATCTCCGTCCCCCTCTCCCCTGGCAATTCCATCGGCGTCGGCAACTACATCACCCGTATCGACCTCGGCACGCCTGCCAAGTCCTACGTCATGTTGGTCGACACCGGGTCCTCCCTCTCCTGGCTCCAGTGCTCCCCTTGCAGCGTGTCCTGCCACGCCCAGGTGGGCTCCGTATTCAACCCCGCGTCTTCCGCCACCTACCGCGCCGTCTCCTGCTCCGCGTCCGAGTGCGACAGCCTCGAGTCCGCCACTCTCAACCCTTCCGCGTGCTCCCGGTCCAATGTCTGCATTTACCAGGCCAGCTACGGTGACAGCTCCTTCTCCGTCGGTTACCTGAGCAAGGACACGCTCTCCTTAGGCTCCGGCCATAGAGTGGCTAACTTCGTCTTCGGCTGCGGCCAGGACAACGAGGGCCTCTTCGGGCAGTCCGCCGGCCTCATCGGCCTGGCGCGTAACAGGCTCTCCCTGCTATCTCAGCTTGCGCCAAGCTTGGGCTACTCTTTCTCTTACTGCCTCCCCACCACCGGATCCACCGGATACCTGTCGATCGGCTCCTACGAACCGGGGCAGTACTCATACACCCCCATGCAGTCGAGCTCGTTGGACGACACCTTGTACTTCGTCAGGCTCACCAGCATTACCGTCGGCGGTCGAGGTCTGCCGGTGTCGTCCTCGGCCTACACCGGTACGCCGACGGTCATCGACTCGGGGACGGTCATCACGCGGCTCCCGTCGGACGTTTACGACGCATTGAGCAGCGCGGTGGCAGCAGCGCTGAGGGGCTACCCGCGGGCGCCGGCGTACTCGATACTCGACACCTGCTTCAAGGGGGGCCTAAGTAGGCTGGCGGTGCCGGCGGTGGAGATGGTGTTCCAGGGGGGCGCCACGCTAAGACTGGCGCCCAGGAACGTGATGATCGACGTGGATAGCTCGACGACGTGCCTGGCGTTTGCGCCCTCCGGGACGGTGGCGATCGT